TGCTCATCCTGGTGCTCTTCGTGCTCTCCCGGATCAAGGTGGCCGGACCGAACGAGGCGTTCATCGTCACCGGTCGCAAGGGTCGCACCACCCAGACCGCCGACGGCGGGCGCTCGACCGACAACTCCGGGCAGAAGGTCGTGCTCGGTGCCTCGGTCTTCGTGCTGCCGGTGGTGCAGAAGCTCCAGTCGCTCGACCTGTCCAGCCGACGGATCGACGTCGGCATCCGGGGGGCGGTGAGCAAGCAGGGCATCCGCGCCGACCTGCACGGTGTGGCGATCGTCAAGGTCGGCGGCACCGAGGACGCGATCCGAGCCGCTGCCCAGCGGTTCCTGCACCAACAGGACGAAATCGACAACTTCACCCGGGAGGTGCTCGCCGGAGCGCTGCGCTCGATCGTCGGCCGGCTCACCGTCGAGGAGGTCATCCGGGACCGGGCGGCGTTCGCCAGCGCGGTGGCCGAGGAGGCCGAGCACTCGATGACCAACCAGGGTCTCGTGCTGGACACCTTCCAACTTCAGGACATCCTCGCCGAAGGGTCCTACCTGCAGGACCTGGGCCGGCCCGAGGCCGCCCGGGTGCTCAAGGACGCGGCCATCGCCGAGGCACGGGCCCGGCAGCAGGCCGAGCAGGAGCGGCTGCTCGCCGAAGAGGCCATCGCGGAGGCGAACCGGAACCTGTCTCTCAAGCAGGCCGGCATCCAGGCCGAGATCGACGCGGCGAAGGCGAAGTCCGCCGCCGCCGGCCCGCTGGCCCAGGCCGAACGGGACCAGGCGATCCTCTCCGAGCAGCAGAAGGTCGCCGAGCGCAACGCCGAACTCAAGCAGCGCCAACTGGACACCGAGGTGCGCAAGCCCGCCGACGCGGCCCGGTACAAGGTGGAGCAGGAGGCCGAGGCCTCCCGCGCCGCGGCGGTGCTGCACGCGGACGCACAGCGGCAGTCGGTCATCGCGGCCGCGCAGGCCTCCGCCGAACAGGCGCGGCTCACCGGTGAGGGCGAGCGGGCCCGGCGTGCCGCGCTCGCCGAGGCGAACGCGATCGAGGGCGCCAAGGAAGGTGAGGCCGAGCAGCGTCGGCGCTCCGCCATCGCCGAGGCCGTGGAGCGGGAGGGTCAGGCAGAGGCCGCGGCCATCCTGGCCAAGGGTGAGGCCGAGGCGGACGCGATGGCGCGCAAGGCCGAGGCGTTCGCCGCCTACGGGGAGGCGGCGGTGCTGGACCTGCTGGTCAAGGTGCTGCCGCAGGTGGTCGAGGCGGCGAGCGCGCCGATCGGGGCGATCGACAAGATGACCGTCATCTCCACCGACGGCGCGTCGTCGCTGACGAAGTCGGTGGCCGGCAACGTGGCCCAAGGGCTCCAGCTCGGCAGCGACCTGACCGGGATCGACCTGGCCGGTCTGCTGTCCCGGCTCGGCTCAGCGTCCGCGGCCGGCAACGGCACCCCCACCGGCAAGAGCGCCCCGGCCGTGGACGGGACCGCCGTCGAGACCCGCTGACGACGTCCACAGACGGGCGCCGCTCCCGGTTCGGGGGTGGCGCCCGTCAGTTCCACTCGGGTTCGGTGCGAGGGCTACTCGACGAGGCCCTCGGCGCGGGCCCAGCGCAGCAGCTCGACCTCCGCGGCGTCACGGTCCAGAGGGCCGTGCTCAAGGCGCTGTTCCTTGAGGTGCTTCCAGGCCCGCCCGACCACCGGCCCCGGCGGTACGCCGAGCAACTCCATGATCGCGTTGCCGTCCAGGTCGGGACGGACCCGGGCCAGGTCCTCCTCGGCCGCGATCCGGGCGATCCGATCCTCCAGCGCGTCGTAGTCGGCGGCGAGCTGGGCCGCCTTGCGCCGGTTGCGGGTCGTGCAGTCCGAGCGGGTCAGCTTGTGCAGCCGGGGCAACAGGTCACCGGCGTCGGCGACATACCGGCGCACCGCCGAGTCCGTCCACTCGCCCCGCCCGTACCCGTAGAAGCGCAGGTGCAGCGCGACCAGCGCGGTCACCTTGGCGATGACCTCCTTCGGGTAGCGCATCGCCTTCATCCGGGCCTTGGTCAGCCGTGCGCCGACCACCTCGTGATGGTGGAAGCTGACCCGACCGTCGGGGGCCGCTGCCTTCGTCGCCGGCTTGCCCACGTCATGCATGAGGGCGGCCATCCGCAGGATGAAGTCACAGCCCTCCTCCTCGTAGGAGACCGCGTTCTCGACGACCGTCAGGGTGTGCTCGTAGACGTCCTTGTGCTGCGCGTGCTCGTCGATCTCCAGCTTCAACCCGGTCAGCTCCGGCAGGAACCGTTCGGCCAGCCCGGTGTCGACCAGCAGCCGCAGCCCGGTGATCGGGTCAGCACCGCAGAGCAGCTTCGTGAACTCGTCGCGGATCCGCTCGGCGGTGATCCGGTCCAGGTCGGCGGACATCTCGCTCATCGCCCGGTGCACGTCCGGGTGCACGGCGAAGCGCAACTGGGCGGCGAACCGTGCGGCCCGCAGCATCCGCAACGGGTCGTCGCCGAACGACTCCCCGGGGGTGCTCGGGGTACGGATCATCCTGGCCGAGATGTCGTCCAACCCGCCGTGCGGGTCGGTGAACCGGTGCTCCGGCAGGCTGACCGCCATCGCGTTGATGGTGAAGTCGCGCCGCTTCAGGTCCTCGTCGAGGCTGGTGCCGTAGACCACCACCGGGTTGCGGCTGACCTGGTCGTACGACTCCGCGCGGAACGTGGTGATCTCCAGCCGGAGGCCGTCGCGCTGGGCGCCGATGGTGCCGAACTCCCGACCGGTCTCCCAGATCGACTCGGCCCAGCCCTTGAGGACCCGCAGCGTCTCGTCGGGGTGCGCGTCGGTGCAGAAGTCGAGGTCGTCCCCGAGTCGGCCGAGCAGGGCATCCCGCACCGAACCGCCCACCAGGTGCAACTCGTGACCGGCGCGGACGAAGCGGCGGCCCAACTCGTCGGCGACCGGAGAAACGCGGAGCAGTTCGGCGACGGCGTTGCGCTGCGCGGCGGTGAGTTCGCGGCGGTCGGCGGCGTGAGGAGCGGAAGCTTCGGACATGGGATCGCCAGCTTATCGGGCCAGGGTGTGATCCGATCCGCCGGGCGCGGGTAACGGGTGGGGGTTGACTATGGTCTGTGGCGTGCGGGTCGGTGTCCGGCTCGACGTACCCCTGGGAGGCTGGAGATGAGCGGCGGGCTCTACCGCAGCGCCAACGCCACGCCGGACGGCGGGCCCGGGGCCGGCGGACGTCCCGGCGACGGCGCCACCTTCATCTCCGCCGAGCCCCTGAACCAGCCGGCCCTGGAGTCGACCGCGCCACCGCAGGAGCAGGTGGGCGAGGCGAGCGCGGCGACGAACAGCGCGGTGATGGCCGTCGGCAGCCTGGTCAGCCGCGGCACCGGCTTCCTGCGCACCCTGGTCCTCACCGCTGCACTCGGTTCGGCGGTCGGCAACGCCTACACCACCGCGCAGATCCTGCCCGGGATGGTCTATGAGTTCCTGCTCGGAGGCATCCTCACCAGCGTGCTGATCCCCGTGCTGGTACGCCGGCGGAAGTTCGACGGCGACGGTGGCCAGGCGTACACCCAGCGGCTGTTGACCCTCGCGCTGCTCACCCTCGGCGCGGCCGCGGTGCTGGCGGTGATCCTCGCACCGGTACTCACCTGGCTGTACGCCAGCGACGAGTCGAGCACGGATTATCAAAAGCTGGTCACCGCCCTGGCCCGGCTCATGCTGCCGATGATCTTCTTCACCGGCCTCAGCGCATTGATCAGCGCGGTGCTCAACACCAGGGGGCACTTCGCCGCTCCGATGTGGGCGCCGATCCTGAACAACATCGTGGTGATCGCCACCGCCGGCCTGTACATCGCGGTCTACGGAACGAAGATCCTCGACCCGGGGCAATTCACCACCGGGCAGATCCTGCTGATCGGCGGCGGCACCCTGCTCGGCGTCGCGGTGCAGGCCTGCGGCCTGCTGCCCGCGCTGCGCAAGGTGGGCTTCCGCTGGCGGCTGCGGTTCGACTTCCGCGCGCTGGGTCTCGGTGAGCTCGGCCGCCTTGGCGCCTGGATGTTCTGCTACGTGGCGGTCAGCCAACTTGGTCTGATCGTGGTCTTCAACCTCCTCAGCCGGGTCGGGAAGAACGCTGCCGGCGCTCTGATCTACAACAACGTTTTCCTACTGCTGATGATGGCGCACGGCATCATCGCCGTCTCGATCATCACGGCGCTGATGCCCCGGATGAGCGCGGCTGCCGCCGACGGCCGGTACGCGGACCTGGCCGCCGACCTGTCCCGGGGCACCCGCACCGTCTCGGCGGTGCTCGCACCCATCGCGGTCTGCTACGCGGTGCTGGCCACGCCGATCGCCTTCACCCTCTTCCGGTACGGAGCGTTCAGCGACGAGGACGCCCGGTCGACGGCTCCGGTGCTGTTCTTCGCCGCCGTAGCCCTGGTGCCGTTCGCGGTCAGTCAGCTCTTCACCTTCGCCTTCTACGCCCTGCCAGACACCCGCACTCCGGCGTTGGTCAACATCCCGGTGGTGGCTCTGCGGGCCGGGGTCCAGATCGTGCTCTTCGCCGCCTTCTCGGCAAGCTTCGCGGCCTCCGGCATGATGATTGGCAACGCGGTCTCCTACCTCGCGGCCGCCGTAGCCTCGGCCTGGCTGCTCCGCCCACGGGTCGGCAGAATCGGCCTTGGTGGGATCATGCGCACCCTAGGACGGATCAGCGTCGCCGCACTGGGATCGGCACTGGTCGGTCTGCTGGTGGTCAAGCTGCTGCCCGGTGACGACACACCGAGCCGACTGGAAGCGATCGTGCAGCTCGTGATCGGCGGGGCGGTCATCGGCGGGACCTACCTTGGTCTGGCCATGCTGCTGCGGATCAGTGAGATCACCGAGGTGGTCGGGATGGTCCGCCGCCGCCTGGGTCGCTGACCGTCAGCACCCGATCACAAAAAGTTTCTGCACGCACGGACCGTGACCGCGGATCACCAGGCTGGGGATGCGCCTGTGGATAACTCCGCGATTCGCCGGTCAACCACCGCATCGGCCTGTGGATAACCAACCGTACGGCTGAGCGTGCCGGGCCAATCGGTGGGAACATGCCAGTTGTAGGGAGGGGTCGCATCAGCCCAGCCCCGGCGTCGGTCACTTGCGGTGAAGCCGTAGATTAGCTAGTACATGTGCCAGCAACGTGGCTGACAACGGTCGTAACCGGACGAGCTCTTCGACTGCCGGGAACCCGCCGGGTACGGCGGGAAGATGACATGTCGAGGAGACGGGCAACCCAGGTAAGGTCGCTCTCGACGGGTACGGCAGGGGCCGACGCTGCGCGTCGACACCGGTCGGCCGGTTCCTTCAACGGCAGAGCGGGAAGCCACATGCCCAGCAGTGCGGGTCCATCGATCGACACGATCACCGAGGGAGGACGGGTGACCCAGGTCGGCGAGGGTCAGGAGGCGGACGAAAGCGCTCCTCCGGTCATGACCTTCGGTGCTCCCACGGCCGGTGAAGTCCTCGCCGAGCGGTACGAGCTGGTTGAGCACATCAACAACGACAGCGCGGGTCGGCTGGTCTGGCGCGGGGTCGACGTCATCCTGCGTCGTCCCGTCGCGGTGGTGCTGCGCTACCCGGGTGGCGACTCCGCCACCGAGATGCTTCAGGCGGCCGTCGCGGCCAGCCGGGTCATCCACCCCAACCTGGTCGGCGTCTACGACGCGATCGACGAGGCCGACCGCGCGTACGTGGTGCGCGAGTGGGTCGACGGGCAGTCCCTGCGGGACCTGGCGGCCGACGGTCCACTGGACCCGGCCCGGGCCACCGCCATCGGCAACGCCGTCGCGAGCGCTCTCGCCGCAGTGCACGCCACCGGCATGGTGCACGGCAACGTCCACCCTGGCACCGTCATGATCAGTGACGAGGGCCGCGTGGTCCTGGCGGACGCCCGCACCGATGGCGACGACAGCCAGGAGAACGACATCCGGGCGGTCGGCGGTGTCCTCTACTTCGCCCTGACCGGTTACTGGCCGCACGCCGAGGCACCGCTGCGCGGCGCCACCGCCGGCCACGGCCGGGCCGCCATCCCGGACGCCGTTCGCGACGCCGGGGGCGCCATCGCGGCACCTCGCCAGGTCCGGGCGGGTGTTCCCGCATACCTGGACGACCTGACCATGGATCTGCTCGACGCCGAGATCGCGCCGCCGTCGTCCGATGTGCTCGCCGCCGAGCTGGCCCGACTGGATGTGCCGGCCGAGGAGGAGCACTACCTCGACAACAGTGGGCCGCTGCGGTTCGCCGCCGACACCGAGGAAGAGCCGTCGCCACTGGCCGCTGCCGGTGGTCGCAAGGTCGCCGTGGGCATCGCCGGCTTGCTGGCGGTCGCCCTGGTCGGTCTGCTGATCGGGATCAGCACGCTGGGCGACGGCGACAAGGACCCGCAGGCCAACCAGCCTCCCGCTCCCACCTCCAGCGCCCCGGCCGGCGATGCCACCCCGGCCGCCACCGCGGTCCGCAAGCTGGCCGTCAAGGGCGTCCGGATCGTCGATCCGGACAGCCAGAAGCGCGACGAGCTGGGCGGCGCCGACAAAATCATCGACGGCGACGCGGACAAGGGCTGGGGCACCGACACGTACACGGCGGCCAAGTTCGGCAACCAGAAGTCCGGCATGGGGGTCTGGCTCGACCTCGGCGAGCCGCACAGCGTCAAGTCGGTGCAGGCGGTGCTCTCCGCGACCGGCGCGTCCGCCGAGCTCCTCACCGGCACCACCTCGCCGCCGTCGTCCTCCAACGGCGACAAGCAGATGGTCCAGGCCTACAAGACCCCGGGCACCACCATCGGGCAGCCGTTCGAGGACCACGACGGCACCACCATGACGTTCAACGGGTTCGACGTCGACCAGAAATACCAGTACCTGCTGTTCTGGATCACCGAGTTGCCGGCCAGTGAGCGGGGCTTCCAGGTCGACGTCCAGGAGATCACGGTCCAGGGATCGTGAGCCCGGCACCTCCTCCGTGGCACTGCTTCCACCGGACGTGGTGATGGACGGGCACGCCACAGCTACCGATCTGGAGCTGTTGCGTGCCCATGTCGATGGCGACCGGCACGCTTTCGCCGAGTTGTTCCGCCGGCACCGCGACCGGCTCTGGGCGGTCGCCCTGCGGACCCTCGGTGACCGCGAGGAGGCAGCCGACGCACTCCAGGACGCCCTGCTCTCCGCGCACCGGGCGGCCTCCCGGTTCCGCGGTGACTCCGCCGTCACCACCTGGCTGCACCGCATCGTGGTGAACGCCTGTCTGGACCGGATCCGTCGCCGGCAGGCACACCCGACAGTGCCGCTGCCGGACGGCAACCGTGCCGAGGACGGCTCGGGCACCGGCGGGATCGAGCCGGCCGCCGTGGCACAGGACCACGACACCGTGCTGGTCGTCCGCGAGGCACTCGCCGCGCTACCCCTCGAACAACGCGCCGCGCTGGTGCTGGTCGACGTGCAGGGCTACCCGGTCGCCGAGGTCGCCCGCATCCTCGGCGTCGCCGAGGGGACGGTGAAGAGCCGGTGTGCCCGGGGCCGGGCCCGTCTGGCGGTGCTGCTCGGGCACCTCCGCCCCGCCGTGGCCGCAACGCCCTCGACACGATCGGACCCGGCCGGGATGGTCGGTGACGTGCCGGGCGTCACGCCGGGGAACCCAGGCCCGGCCGAGGGCGTCGGATCGGGGTCGAGCCGATACCGGCGGGACGCCAACCAGGAGGACACGTGACGACCGAGGGGTTCCGGGAGGTCGACGACGACCTCCTCGCTGACTACCTCGGCGGGGCGTTGGACGGCACCCCGCAGCAGGAGGAGGTCGCCCAGCTGGTGTCCGCGGACCCGGCCTGGGCCGAGGCGTACGCACTGCTGGCTCCCGCGTTGACGGAGGTCAGTGCGAGCCTGATCCGCTTGGCTGAGCCGTCACCGGAGATGCCGCAGGCGATCGTCGACCGCCTCTCCGCCGCGCTGGCCGCCGCGGAGCCGACGTCGGACGACCCCTCCGCCGAGCAGACCGCGCCCGGGGTCGACCCGGCCGCCGACACCGGGTCGCCGCTGGTCGTACCGGTGCAGGGCGGGGCCGGTCGCCGGCCCACCACCCCCGCCTCGTCCAGGTCGGGACGCCGGGCATCCACCGGCCCTGGTCGCCGCTGGCGTGAATGGGCCCGCCGTGGCGCACCGGTGGCCGCCGCCACGGTCGCCGTCGTCGCGGTCGCGCTGGGCCTCAACCAGTTGGCGACGGGCGTCTCGGACGACACCGGTGCCACCAGCGCCCAGGACCGGCCGGCCAGTGCACCCGACGACGCCGCGGCGGCCGGCGCGGTCCGCACCACAGGGCCCGCCCTTCGCAGCGGTACGGACTACACCCCGCAGAGCCTCGGCAACGAGCCGGGTGTCGGCACGCTGAGCACACCGACTCCCAGCCGAGTGACCGGCAACACCCCCGGCACCCAGCCGGAGGTGGACGACGAGGAAGGCCGGCGTCCCGCCGGCGACGGGCTGACCCAGTTGGCCCGGCTGACCGACGAGGCCGCGCTGGCGACCTGCCTGGCCGACGTGGCGGCCGAGCACGGCAACGCCCCACTGACGGTCGAGATGCTCGACTACGCGCGGTTCCAGGGCAAGCAGGCCCTGGTCATCCGCTTCACCGACGCGACCGGAGCTCGCTGGGCCTGGGTGAGCGGCCCGGAGTGCGGGGTGCCCGGGTCCGGCTCGGACAGCCGGTATTCGGCGCGGGTAGGGTGAATCCACGGTCAACGGCACAAAGACCGCCCACGTGACCTGACCCACCGGATGCCCGGCTCGGGAATCCCCGGTTCGTACGATGACGTTCTGGAAGTCAGCTGCCGGCCCCACCCAGGCGTCGGCAACTCGGATCGGCATCGGTGCTCGCGCCGACGCCGAACACACACAACTCGGGAGACGGCAGTGGACGAGGTCCGCAACCTGATCATCATCGGCTCCGGGCCGGCCGGCTACACGGCGGCGGTCTACGCCGCACGCGCCAACCTGAAGCCGCTGATCATTGAGGGCGTGCAGTCGGGTGGTGCGCTGATGACCACGACCGAGGTGGAAAACTTCCCCGGCTTCGCTGACGGCATCCTCGGCCCCGAGCTGATGGACAACATGCGCAAGCAGGCCGAGCGGTTCGGTGCCGAGTTCCTCACCGACGACGTGACCCGTGTCGAGCTGGTGGACACCGGCGACGCCGGCTCCGGCGCGGTGAGCACCGTCTGGGTCGGCGAGACCGCCTACCGGGCCCGATCCATCATCCTCTCCACCGGTTCGGCGTGGCGGCCGCTGGGCGTGCCCGGCGAGCAGGAATACCTGGGCCACGGCGTCTCCTCCTGTGCCACCTGCGACGGCTTCTTCTTCCGCAAGCAGCACATCGTGGTCGTCGGCGGCGGCGACTCGGCGATGGAGGAGGCCAGCTTCCTCACCCGCTTCGCCGAGTCGGTCACCATCATCCACCGGCGTGACTCGTTCCGGGCCAGCAAGATCATGGCCGACCGGGCGCTGAGCAACGAGAAGATCAAGGTCGAGTGGAACAGCACCGTCGAGGAGATCCTCGGCGACGACGGCAAGGTCACCGGCGTACGGGTCCGCAACGTGCACACCGGCGAGACCAAGGTGCTGGACGTGACCGGCGTGTTCGTGGCCATCGGTCACGACCCCCGTAGCGAGCTGTTCCGTGGTCAGGTCGAGATGGACGACGAGGGCTACGTCAAGGTCCAGGCCCCCGGCACCCGCACCAACGTGCCGGGTGTCTTCGCCGCCGGCGACCTCGTCGACCACACCTACCGCCAGGCGATCACCGCGGCCGGCACCGGCTGTGCCGCCGCGCTCGACGCCGAGCGGTTCATCGCGACGCTCAGCTGAAGCAACCGAACACATCTGAGGAGGGGCCATAGTGGGAAAGACCAAGGCGGTCACGGACGCGAGTTTCGTCGCCGACGTGCTGCAGGCTGACAAGCCGGTTCTGGTGGACTTCTGGGCCGAGTGGTGCGGCCCCTGCCGCAAGGTTTCGCCGCTGCTCGAGGAGATCGCCGGCGAGATGGGTGACCAGGTCACCATCGTCAAGCTCAACATCGACGAGAACCCGGAGACCGCGCGGGCCTACCGCGTGATGTCGGTGCCGACGCTCACCGTCTTCAAGAACGGCCAGCCGGTGCAGTCGATCGCGGGCGCCAAGCCGAAGGGTGAGCTGGTCAAGCTCATCGAATCGGCCCTCTGACCAGCAGAAACACCAACCGGACCCCGTACCCGCTCGCCGGGTGCGGGGTTTCGTTGTCTCCGGGCCGCATCGGCGACGTTTTTCCTGGCCCCAGCCACCTCACCGCCCCGGAACGCATAGCCTCAAGCCTGGGCCGCCCGGCCAGCCAGCGTCGTGCAGAGGGGGTCGTGCGTGCGTCCGATCCGACCCGGTGACCGGGGACCCGCGGTCACGGAGATTCGTACCATCCTGATCGGCCTCGACCTGCTCGCCGCAGCCGGGCCGCACGCCGACGAGTTCGACCTGGACACCGAGCGGGCCGTCCGGGCGTTCCAGCAGTCCCGAGGGCTCAGCGTGGACGGCCGGGTCGGAGCGGAGACCTGGCGCGCCCTGGACGCCGCCCGCTGGCGGCTCGGCGCCCGCACCCTCTACCACGCGGTCCCCGAGCCGCTCACCGGCGAGGACGTCCGGTCACTGCAGGAGCGACTGCTGGAGATGGGGTACGACGTGGGCCGCGCGGACGCCATCTACGGCGTCCGGACGTCCCGCGCGGTGGCCCAGTTCCAGCGCGAGGTCGGTCTCACCCCCGACGGCTCCTGCGGCCCACACACCATGAACGCGCTGCGCCGGATCGGCCGCAAGGTGGTCGGTGGCCGCCCGCAGTGGCTACGCGAGTCTGATGCGATCCGGCAGTCCGGGCCGGCGCTGGTCGGCAAGACGGTGGTCATCGACCCGGGGCACGGTGGCACCGACCCCGGGATGGTGGTGCCCGACGGGCCGCTGCGCTGGACGGAGGCCGACCTGGTGCACGACCTCGCGAGCCGGTTGGAAGGGCGGCTCGCCGCGTCCGGGGTGCGGGTGCAGCTCACCCGGGGGCCGTCGCCGGACCGTTGTCTGCCGGACACCGACCGGGCCGAGCTGGCCAATTCGCTCGGCGCCGACGTGTTCATCTCGCTGCACCTGGACGGCCACGCCAACCCGGATGCGGAGGGCGTCGCGACCTACCACTACGGCACCGACAACGGGGTGACCTCGGCGACCGGTGAGCGTCTGGCCGGGCTCGTGCAGCGGGAGATCGTCGCCCGGGCCGGCCTGCGGGACTGCCGTACCCACGCCAAGACGTGGGACCTGCTGCGACTGACCCGGATGCCCGCCGTCCGGGTCGAGGTCGGCTACCTCACCTCGCCCACGGACCGCGCCCAACTGGTCGACCCCCGGTTCCGGGACCGTGTGGTGGAGGCGATCGTGGCTGCCGTGCAGCGGATGTACTACCCGATCGAACGGGACGTTCCGACCGGCTCGCTGGACGTCAGCGAACTGCGGGCCGTCGTGGCCGCCGGCACCGTGGTCGACTGACCCTCCGCCTGAGTGCGGTCGCCGCGCGCGAGCCCGGCGGTCAGCCGTTGGTGGAACGGGTGGCCGGGGCGGGACGGACCGGGCGGAGCAGCGTCTCCGGGCTCATCGAGCCGAGCAACTTCTCCAGCGCGTACTCGACGTCGGACTTCCAGCTCAGCGCCGTACGCAGCTCGAGGCGCAGCCGGGGGAAACGCGGATGCGGACGTACGGTCTTGAACCCCACCGAGAGGAAGAAGTCGACCGGCGCCACGCAGCCACCCGAGGGGTCGTCCGCGTCGCCGAACTTGGCGTCGCCGAACGCCTCGATTGCCTTGATCCCCCGCTTGGTCAGGTCCCGGGCGACGCCCTGCACCAACATCCGGCCCAGGCCGCCACCGGCGAACGCGGCGACCACGTTGGCCGTCATCAGCAGTGCCGCGTCGGCGGAGACCGGCGAGGTCGGGAACGCCATCGAGCGGGGCACGTAGGCGGGTGGGGCGTACATCACGAAGCCGGCCGGCATGCCGTCGACGTACGCGAGCTTGCCGCAGGAGCCCCACTCCAGCAGCGTCTGGGAGACCCACGCCTCCTTCTCCAGGCCCGGATCGCCAGCGGCGCAGGCGCGCTCCGCGGAGACCGGATCGAGCTCCCAGTAGACGCACTGCCGGCACGGGCGCGGGAGGTCTTCCAACGTGTCGAGGGTCAGGCTGACCAGACGTCGCGACATATGGAGCATCCCCACAATAGGCTCGGTGGTGAGACCGGCATGGAACGACAGCGCCGCCTTCCTGCCCCCGACGAGCGATCGTACGCCGCCGATCGGAGATGCGGGAGGGGACGCGCAGATGCCCACCACACCGGGGGACGCCGGGCACGGTCCGCGATGTGGTCGATCCGTCTCGGCACGGTCGCGGGGCGGCTTCGGCGGACTAGGATCGACAATCGGTGTCCCACCGCCATGGTCAGCGGCTTGTGGGGTACCCGGGGCGGGAGCCACCCGAGCAGCGATCGAGGTGAGGTCATGACCGGCACGACACTCGACGACTACACCGACCGGTACGCCCGGCGGGTACGCGGGATGACCGCCTCGGAGATCCGAGCACTGTTCGCGGTCGCCAGCCGTCCCGAGGTCGTCTCGCTCGCTGGCGGCGCACCGTACATCGCCGCCCTTCCGCTGGACGCTGTCGGTGAGATGCTCGGCCGGCTCGGCTCGGAGCACGGCGTGACCACCCTCCAATACGGCATCGGTCAGGGCACCCTCGAGCTGCGCGAGCGCATCTGCGAGGTGATGTCGCTCTCCGGGATCGACGCCGCGTGCGGCGCCTCTCCGGAGGACGTCGTCGTCACCGTGGGCGGGCAGCAGGCCCTGGACCTGGTGGCCCGGCTCTTCCTCGACCCCGGTGACGTGGTGCTGGCCGAGGGTCCGACGTACGTCGGTGCGCTCGGCGTCTTCCAGGCCGCCCAGGCGCAGGTCGTGCACGTACCGATGGATGAGGACGGGCTCGTCCCGGAGGCGCTGGAGGCGGCCATCGCCGACCTCGCCCGCGCCGGGCGTCGGGTGAAGTTCCTCTACACGATCCCCACCTACCAGAACCCGACCGGCGTGACGCTCAGCGAGGAACGCCGGGAACGGGTCCTCGACATCTGTGAGCGCGCCGGCCTGCTCGTCGTCGAGGACGACCCGTACGGTCAGTTGGGTTTCGAGGGTGAGGCCCCCGCGCCCCTGCGGGCCCGCCGCCGGGACGGGGTCTTCTACCTCAGCACCTTCTCCAAGACCTTCGCGCCCGGGCTGCGGGTCGGTTGGATCCTGGCGCCGCACGCGGTCCGCGACAAGCTGGTCATCGCCAGCGAGGCGCAGATCCTCTGCCCCAGCGGTTTCGCCCAGGCCGCCGTCTCCACCTACCTGGGCACGATGCCCTGGCGGCAGCAGCTCAAGGTCTACCGCGAGGTCTACCGGGAGCGCCGGGACGCCCTGCTCGACGCGATGACCGACCTGATGCCCGAGGGCACCAGCTGGACCACGCCGGCCGGCGGTCTCTTCGTGTGGGCCACCCTGCCCGAGGGGCTCGACTCCAAGGCCATGATGCCGCGAGCGGTCGCCGCCCGGGTCGCCTACGTGCCCGGCACCGGCTTCTACGCCGACGGCACCGGCACCGGCGCGATGCGGCTCAACTTCAGCTTCCCGCCACCGGAACGGATCCGCGAGGGCGTCCGCCGGCTGTCCGGTGTGATGGAGCAGGAGATCGCGATGCGCCGCGTCTTCGGTGCCGTGGGCGGTGCCGCCGGCCGACGCGGCCAGGCCGGCTCCGACGTGCCAGGGCCTGACTTGGCATGATGCCGGCATGGGTACGACCGCCGTTGAGCGCCTCCTCGTGACCGATTCCGTCGCCTCGCCCGACCTACGCGTCGTGGTGC
This portion of the Micromonospora zamorensis genome encodes:
- a CDS encoding flotillin family protein; protein product: MALLIAIGGAVLLVLILVLFVLSRIKVAGPNEAFIVTGRKGRTTQTADGGRSTDNSGQKVVLGASVFVLPVVQKLQSLDLSSRRIDVGIRGAVSKQGIRADLHGVAIVKVGGTEDAIRAAAQRFLHQQDEIDNFTREVLAGALRSIVGRLTVEEVIRDRAAFASAVAEEAEHSMTNQGLVLDTFQLQDILAEGSYLQDLGRPEAARVLKDAAIAEARARQQAEQERLLAEEAIAEANRNLSLKQAGIQAEIDAAKAKSAAAGPLAQAERDQAILSEQQKVAERNAELKQRQLDTEVRKPADAARYKVEQEAEASRAAAVLHADAQRQSVIAAAQASAEQARLTGEGERARRAALAEANAIEGAKEGEAEQRRRSAIAEAVEREGQAEAAAILAKGEAEADAMARKAEAFAAYGEAAVLDLLVKVLPQVVEAASAPIGAIDKMTVISTDGASSLTKSVAGNVAQGLQLGSDLTGIDLAGLLSRLGSASAAGNGTPTGKSAPAVDGTAVETR
- a CDS encoding CCA tRNA nucleotidyltransferase; this encodes MSEASAPHAADRRELTAAQRNAVAELLRVSPVADELGRRFVRAGHELHLVGGSVRDALLGRLGDDLDFCTDAHPDETLRVLKGWAESIWETGREFGTIGAQRDGLRLEITTFRAESYDQVSRNPVVVYGTSLDEDLKRRDFTINAMAVSLPEHRFTDPHGGLDDISARMIRTPSTPGESFGDDPLRMLRAARFAAQLRFAVHPDVHRAMSEMSADLDRITAERIRDEFTKLLCGADPITGLRLLVDTGLAERFLPELTGLKLEIDEHAQHKDVYEHTLTVVENAVSYEEEGCDFILRMAALMHDVGKPATKAAAPDGRVSFHHHEVVGARLTKARMKAMRYPKEVIAKVTALVALHLRFYGYGRGEWTDSAVRRYVADAGDLLPRLHKLTRSDCTTRNRRKAAQLAADYDALEDRIARIAAEEDLARVRPDLDGNAIMELLGVPPGPVVGRAWKHLKEQRLEHGPLDRDAAEVELLRWARAEGLVE
- the murJ gene encoding murein biosynthesis integral membrane protein MurJ; translation: MSGGLYRSANATPDGGPGAGGRPGDGATFISAEPLNQPALESTAPPQEQVGEASAATNSAVMAVGSLVSRGTGFLRTLVLTAALGSAVGNAYTTAQILPGMVYEFLLGGILTSVLIPVLVRRRKFDGDGGQAYTQRLLTLALLTLGAAAVLAVILAPVLTWLYASDESSTDYQKLVTALARLMLPMIFFTGLSALISAVLNTRGHFAAPMWAPILNNIVVIATAGLYIAVYGTKILDPGQFTTGQILLIGGGTLLGVAVQACGLLPALRKVGFRWRLRFDFRALGLGELGRLGAWMFCYVAVSQLGLIVVFNLLSRVGKNAAGALIYNNVFLLLMMAHGIIAVSIITALMPRMSAAAADGRYADLAADLSRGTRTVSAVLAPIAVCYAVLATPIAFTLFRYGAFSDEDARSTAPVLFFAAVALVPFAVSQLFTFAFYALPDTRTPALVNIPVVALRAGVQIVLFAAFSASFAASGMMIGNAVSYLAAAVASAWLLRPRVGRIGLGGIMRTLGRISVAALGSALVGLLVVKLLPGDDTPSRLEAIVQLVIGGAVIGGTYLGLAMLLRISEITEVVGMVRRRLGR